A single genomic interval of Physeter macrocephalus isolate SW-GA chromosome 5, ASM283717v5, whole genome shotgun sequence harbors:
- the TAS2R60 gene encoding LOW QUALITY PROTEIN: taste receptor type 2 member 60 (The sequence of the model RefSeq protein was modified relative to this genomic sequence to represent the inferred CDS: inserted 1 base in 1 codon; substituted 1 base at 1 genomic stop codon): MVPGPQLADKIAFIFATILFLLCLVAVVGNGLITMALGMEWLLQRTLSPCNKLLVSLGASSFCLXWGVMSKNIYIFLNPIAFPYNPVFQFLAFQWDFLNAVTLWFSTWLSFFYCVKIATFTHPVFLWLKQMVFALVPWMLLSSVGFSSFSPILFFIGNQRICQNYLKRALQSWNVTGDAVRTYERLDFFPLXIVTWTVPAVVFIAGVALLITSLGRHTKKVSLSISGSHDASTQAHIKTLLALISFAVLFVSCFLSLVLSASGVFPSRELRYWVWQAGFICAQWSPHCSSLE, translated from the exons ATGGTTCCAGGACCTCAGCTGGCTGATAAGATAGCCTTTATCTTTGCtaccattttattccttttgtgcTTGGTGGCAGTGGTGGGTAATGGCTTAATCACCATGGCACTGGGCATGGAGTGGTTGCTGCAGAGAACTTTGTCACCCTGCAATAAGTTATTGGTCAGCCTGGGAGCCTCTAGCTTCTGTCTGTGATGGGGGGTGATGAGTAAgaacatttatattttcctgaatCCAATAGCCTTCCCATACAACCCTGTATTCCAGTTCCTAGCCTTTCAGTGGGACTTCTTGAATGCTGTCACGTTATGGTTCTCCACCTGGCTCAGTTTCTTCTACTGTGTGAAAATCGCAACCTTCACCCACCCTGTCTTCCTCTGGCTGAAGCAGATGGTGTTTGCATTGGTTCCATGGATGCTGCTCAGCTCTGTGGGGTTCTCCAGCTTTAGccccattctgtttttcataggCAACCAGAGAATATGTCAGAACTATTTAAAGAGAGCTCTGCAATCTTGGAATGTCACTGGGGATGCTGTGAGAACATATGAGAGACTCGACTTCTTCCCTT AAATTGTTACCTGGACAGTCCCTGCTGTCGTCTTCATCGCTGGCGTGGCTTTGCTCATTACATCTCTGGGAAGACACACCAAGAAGGTCTCCCTGTCCATCTCAGGCTCTCATGATGCCAGCACGCAGGCACACATCAAGACTCTCCTGGCTCTCATCTCCTTTGCTGTCCTCTTCGTTTCCTGTTTTCTGTCACTGGTGCTCAGTGCCTCAGGTGTGTTTCCATCACGGGAACTCAGGTACTGGGTGTGGCAGGCTGGATTTATCTGTGCACAGTGGTCCCCCCATTGTTCTTCTCTTGAGTAA